In Rubrobacter radiotolerans DSM 5868, a genomic segment contains:
- a CDS encoding lysylphosphatidylglycerol synthase transmembrane domain-containing protein has product MSFCILTGRLRCFRQGEEGWILNWRRVARNVLFLFSVGLAVHLVLPQIPGLAHSARLISTSSHLLVSIAFLCEVLSYLSYGELLGRTAGLASLRGTSPSARRRVGVGRSFTFRLTLVGNGASKVLPGGGAASAAVTYEGLRSRGFGARQIGGVVATVGTLVYAALAAISLLSLTYLLAANELGSLQSALATLALAVTALLIVTALAAYRYPATTKSLVLKLAGPPVRSVERRFPRFRLAARLEELLREVRSDIKGAVRQMRGRPFEEVKLVGLAFGYWLFDAACLVVMFWAFGVEASVVHLLVAYGIATAAGNLPITPGGIGVFETTMIATLALLGVGSEAIIPVLGYRIFNFWLPIPLAALLYPTLRAGKRRFAPKKQRQKK; this is encoded by the coding sequence ATGTCTTTCTGCATTCTTACCGGACGTCTGCGGTGCTTCCGGCAAGGAGAGGAGGGCTGGATCCTGAACTGGCGGCGGGTGGCAAGGAACGTGCTCTTCCTTTTCTCGGTCGGGCTCGCGGTCCACCTCGTGCTGCCGCAGATACCGGGCCTTGCGCACTCGGCGCGTCTGATCTCCACAAGCTCTCACCTACTCGTCTCCATAGCCTTTCTCTGCGAGGTCCTGAGCTACCTCTCCTACGGCGAGCTTCTCGGGAGAACGGCGGGGCTCGCCTCCCTGCGCGGGACCTCCCCGAGCGCGCGCCGGAGGGTCGGGGTCGGACGCTCCTTCACCTTCCGCCTGACGCTCGTCGGCAACGGGGCCTCGAAGGTGCTGCCGGGCGGCGGGGCGGCCTCGGCTGCCGTGACCTACGAGGGTCTCAGAAGCCGGGGCTTCGGGGCGCGCCAGATCGGAGGTGTCGTCGCGACGGTCGGGACGCTCGTGTACGCGGCGCTCGCTGCGATCTCGCTTCTGTCCCTAACCTACCTGCTAGCCGCCAACGAGCTCGGCAGTCTCCAGTCGGCCCTTGCGACACTCGCTCTTGCCGTAACGGCGCTGCTCATCGTCACCGCGCTCGCCGCCTACCGCTACCCGGCGACCACGAAGAGCCTTGTCCTGAAGCTTGCCGGACCGCCCGTGAGGTCCGTCGAGCGGCGGTTTCCGCGCTTCAGGCTCGCGGCGCGTCTTGAGGAACTCTTGCGGGAGGTCCGCAGCGACATCAAGGGAGCCGTGCGCCAGATGCGCGGGCGGCCCTTTGAGGAAGTGAAGCTCGTCGGGCTCGCGTTCGGCTACTGGCTCTTCGACGCGGCGTGCCTCGTCGTGATGTTCTGGGCCTTCGGCGTCGAGGCGAGCGTGGTTCATCTGCTCGTCGCCTACGGGATCGCAACCGCCGCCGGAAACCTCCCGATAACCCCCGGAGGCATCGGGGTCTTCGAGACGACGATGATCGCCACCCTCGCCCTGCTCGGAGTGGGCTCGGAGGCGATCATCCCCGTGCTCGGGTACAGGATCTTCAACTTCTGGCTCCCGATCCCCCTCGCCGCTCTTCTCTACCCGACCTTGAGAGCGGGCAAGCGGCGCTTCGCTCCAAAGAAGCAGCGTCAGAAGAAGTAG
- the attM gene encoding AttM family quorum-quenching N-acyl homoserine lactonase: protein MADDVKLYFLECGSLKTQVQFIKMNQGLGDPYEIPVPFYLIEHPRGNVLYDGGNALEVAQDARGHWDAVVDAYEPVMSEDDFVVNQLQRLDVDPASIRYVVQSHLHLDHSGAIGNFPNAEYIVQRRELEYAYTPDWFQKPAYIRKDFDRDVRWLFLDGEHDDEYDVYGDGVIKVMFTPGHAPGHQSLLVDLENDGPMLLSADACYTMDHYNETALPGLIHSAADVASSTRKIRRKVESLGATLVTGHDPEEWPKFKKGPEFYS, encoded by the coding sequence ATGGCAGACGACGTAAAGCTGTATTTCCTTGAGTGCGGATCGCTCAAGACACAGGTCCAGTTCATAAAGATGAACCAGGGGCTCGGGGACCCGTACGAGATCCCGGTCCCCTTCTACCTTATAGAGCACCCGAGGGGCAATGTCCTTTACGATGGCGGAAACGCCCTCGAAGTAGCACAGGACGCGCGCGGCCACTGGGACGCAGTCGTCGACGCCTACGAGCCGGTGATGAGCGAGGACGACTTTGTTGTGAACCAGCTCCAGAGGCTCGATGTGGACCCGGCGAGCATCCGCTACGTAGTACAGTCGCACCTGCACCTCGATCACTCGGGGGCGATCGGCAACTTCCCGAACGCCGAGTACATCGTGCAGCGCCGCGAGCTTGAGTACGCCTACACGCCCGACTGGTTTCAGAAGCCTGCCTACATCCGTAAGGACTTCGATCGGGACGTCAGGTGGCTCTTTCTCGACGGCGAGCACGACGACGAGTACGACGTCTACGGCGACGGAGTCATAAAGGTCATGTTCACGCCGGGACACGCGCCGGGACATCAGTCGCTCCTTGTGGACCTGGAGAACGACGGTCCGATGCTCCTCTCGGCCGACGCCTGCTACACGATGGACCACTACAACGAGACGGCTTTGCCGGGTCTTATACACTCGGCGGCGGACGTGGCGAGCTCGACAAGGAAGATCCGGCGCAAGGTCGAATCGCTCGGTGCGACGCTCGTTACCGGACACGACCCGGAGGAGTGGCCGAAGTTCAAAAAGGGACCGGAGTTCTATTCGTAG
- a CDS encoding hydroxyacid-oxoacid transhydrogenase — MQGNGDTRETVFTMEATPVKYGPGASEELGWEARRFGLGRVMLVSDPGVVEAGITGRMQELLEAEGIEVEVWDSSRVEPTSDSFQAAADFAKGGGFDGFVAVGGGSSMDTAKVSNLIATHGGEIMDYVNPPVGGGAKPPGPLKPLICVPTTAGTGSEATTVAILDIPDLKVKTGISHAYLRPARGVVDPLLTRTAPSAVTSSSGLDVVCHAAESYLTKPYNERPKADPDERPPYQGANPIADMWSAKALEYGGKYLRRAVASGDDTEARGHMMLGATLAGVGFGSAGVHIPHACAYPIAGLKHEWEPPGYPTDHAFVPHGWSVIVTAPASFRFTYDAMPERHHEVANLLAGEVIENPDRDTLPRVLIDLMRDIGAPSGVRELGYSEREIPELVEGAMKQQRLLVGAPKPVTESDLAEIIRESLENW; from the coding sequence ATGCAGGGGAACGGCGACACTCGCGAGACGGTCTTCACCATGGAGGCGACGCCCGTGAAGTACGGACCGGGGGCTTCGGAGGAGCTTGGCTGGGAGGCGAGGCGGTTCGGACTCGGGCGGGTGATGCTCGTCTCGGACCCGGGGGTTGTCGAGGCCGGGATCACCGGTCGGATGCAGGAGCTTCTCGAAGCGGAAGGCATCGAGGTCGAGGTTTGGGACTCCTCTCGCGTCGAGCCAACGAGCGACTCGTTTCAGGCGGCGGCGGACTTTGCGAAGGGGGGCGGCTTCGACGGGTTCGTGGCGGTCGGGGGCGGTTCGAGCATGGACACGGCGAAGGTCTCGAACCTTATCGCGACGCACGGCGGGGAGATCATGGACTACGTCAACCCGCCCGTAGGCGGCGGAGCGAAGCCACCCGGTCCCCTGAAGCCCCTGATCTGCGTCCCCACAACGGCGGGCACCGGGAGCGAGGCGACGACCGTCGCGATCCTCGACATCCCGGACCTGAAGGTGAAGACCGGGATCTCTCACGCCTACCTCCGCCCGGCGCGCGGCGTCGTGGACCCGCTCCTTACGCGCACGGCTCCTTCGGCCGTTACCTCCTCGTCCGGGCTGGACGTCGTGTGCCACGCGGCGGAGTCGTACCTGACGAAGCCTTACAACGAGCGCCCTAAGGCTGACCCGGACGAGAGACCGCCGTACCAGGGGGCGAACCCGATCGCGGACATGTGGTCGGCTAAAGCCCTCGAATACGGCGGGAAGTACCTCCGGAGGGCGGTCGCGAGCGGCGACGACACCGAGGCTCGCGGGCACATGATGCTCGGGGCGACGCTCGCCGGAGTCGGGTTCGGCTCCGCGGGGGTGCATATCCCGCACGCGTGCGCCTACCCGATAGCGGGCCTCAAGCACGAGTGGGAGCCGCCGGGATACCCGACCGATCACGCCTTCGTCCCGCACGGGTGGTCCGTGATCGTCACGGCCCCAGCCTCCTTCCGCTTCACCTACGACGCGATGCCCGAGCGTCACCACGAGGTCGCGAACCTTCTCGCCGGAGAGGTTATAGAGAACCCGGACCGGGACACCCTTCCCAGGGTCCTTATAGACCTCATGCGCGACATCGGAGCGCCCTCGGGAGTGCGAGAGCTCGGCTACTCGGAGAGGGAGATCCCCGAGCTCGTAGAGGGCGCGATGAAGCAGCAGCGGCTCCTTGTCGGAGCGCCGAAGCCCGTAACGGAGAGCGACCTCGCAGAGATCATCCGCGAGTCGCTGGAGAACTGGTAA
- a CDS encoding AMP-binding protein, translating to MASSVYAAKPWLKLYADHVPEALPEPEKSMVDLFEESAKRVPNTDAVRYFEERISYRELDDLASRFARVLADRGVEKGDRLAVYTQNNPQFLVATYGAWKRGAAVVPLNPMFKAREVDYHLNDSGAKVLVCLESLYGSVAREVVPATAVEHVFTTSELDFLPEGYERPNLAASRRTGPGEGAEDLLEAIRSSPEPDGSEKVDTGPEDTALIVYTSGTTGRPKGAVSLHRNVAYNAETYRTWTSLDDEDSVLGVAPLFHITGLVGHVAVAGLAGIPLVLYHRPDPQETLRLIELWQPTFTVGAITVFLSLMNAPGARYDALASMTKVYSGGAPIAPSITEQFERKFDVYIHNIYGLTESNSPTHAVPLDARAPVDGNSGALSVGVPVPGCEARLVSLEDPSEPVPVGESGEFAAKGPMIFSHYWEKPEATEAAFHDGFFLTGDVAVMDEQGYFYIVDRKKDMINVSGYKVWPREVEDTLYTHPAVREAAVIGVPDSYRGETVKAFVALKEGSVATEDDIIAHCKENLAAYKYPRSVEFLDEVPKTATGKFLRRELRTGARG from the coding sequence ATGGCGTCTTCCGTCTACGCGGCGAAGCCGTGGCTGAAGCTCTACGCAGACCACGTGCCGGAGGCGCTGCCCGAGCCAGAGAAGAGCATGGTAGACCTCTTCGAGGAGTCGGCGAAGCGGGTCCCGAACACCGACGCCGTCCGGTACTTCGAGGAGAGGATCTCCTACCGCGAGCTGGACGACCTCGCGAGTCGCTTTGCGAGGGTCCTTGCCGACCGGGGCGTAGAGAAGGGCGACCGACTCGCCGTCTACACGCAGAACAACCCGCAGTTCCTTGTAGCGACCTACGGGGCCTGGAAGCGCGGGGCGGCGGTCGTGCCGCTCAACCCGATGTTCAAGGCCCGGGAGGTCGACTACCACCTGAACGACTCGGGAGCGAAGGTCCTTGTATGCCTCGAAAGCCTCTACGGGAGCGTCGCGAGGGAGGTCGTGCCCGCCACAGCCGTCGAGCATGTCTTTACGACAAGCGAGCTCGACTTTCTGCCGGAGGGCTACGAGCGCCCGAACCTCGCCGCCTCGCGGCGCACCGGGCCGGGCGAGGGCGCGGAGGACCTACTTGAGGCGATCCGCTCCTCCCCGGAGCCGGACGGCTCGGAGAAGGTGGACACAGGACCGGAGGACACCGCGCTCATCGTCTACACGAGCGGGACTACGGGACGGCCGAAGGGGGCCGTCTCGCTGCACAGAAACGTCGCCTACAACGCCGAGACCTACCGGACCTGGACGAGCCTGGACGACGAGGACTCGGTGCTCGGGGTCGCGCCGCTCTTTCACATAACGGGGCTCGTCGGCCACGTCGCGGTCGCCGGGCTCGCGGGCATCCCGCTCGTCCTCTATCACCGGCCGGACCCGCAGGAGACGCTGCGCCTGATCGAGCTCTGGCAGCCCACCTTTACCGTCGGGGCGATAACGGTCTTTCTCTCCCTGATGAACGCTCCCGGAGCGCGCTACGACGCCCTGGCCTCGATGACGAAGGTCTACAGCGGCGGCGCCCCGATAGCTCCCTCCATAACCGAGCAGTTCGAGAGAAAGTTCGATGTCTACATCCACAACATCTACGGCCTCACCGAGTCGAACTCCCCGACGCACGCCGTACCGCTGGACGCTCGCGCTCCCGTGGACGGGAACAGCGGCGCGCTCTCCGTGGGCGTCCCGGTCCCGGGCTGCGAGGCGCGGCTCGTAAGCCTCGAAGACCCCTCGGAGCCCGTCCCGGTAGGCGAGAGCGGGGAGTTCGCGGCGAAGGGGCCCATGATCTTCTCCCACTACTGGGAGAAACCGGAGGCGACGGAGGCGGCCTTTCACGACGGCTTCTTCCTTACCGGCGACGTCGCGGTGATGGACGAGCAGGGCTACTTCTACATCGTCGACCGGAAAAAGGACATGATCAACGTCAGCGGGTACAAGGTCTGGCCGCGCGAGGTCGAGGATACGCTCTACACCCACCCGGCCGTCCGCGAAGCCGCCGTTATAGGCGTTCCCGACTCCTACCGGGGCGAGACGGTCAAAGCCTTTGTCGCCCTCAAGGAAGGGAGCGTCGCCACCGAGGACGACATCATCGCCCACTGCAAGGAGAACCTCGCCGCCTACAAGTACCCGAGAAGCGTCGAGTTCCTCGACGAGGTCCCGAAGACCGCAACCGGCAAGTTCCTCCGGCGCGAGCTGCGCACCGGCGCGAGGGGCTGA
- a CDS encoding E3 binding domain-containing protein: protein MSERAGMSGIDPADLWRQWYEMGTRMWQAPSGGGASQVDPWGLYRQWFEGMESVREQTVQAMQDGLGMKNRLPGVDNEQAAQTWRKAVDATVEGWQRSADLTNEMLSLAPRWQETVERARDNLLALEKFPTDPLEFAVQWYNATSGPYSDFVQELIEREEFLAPASQFLQNYASLYKVFSKNSEEYLRSIQVPTRSDITRVASLVVALEEKVDGIEEAFEDLQDAQRESGGSGAVPDGRIEAIERRLENVERKLDRVISAIEANGTGAAATSAPAAASANGTAGNAGTPDGEIRATDAARRKARDLGVDLAEVNGTGADGQITVEDVRRKGEA from the coding sequence TTGTCTGAGCGAGCAGGAATGTCGGGGATAGACCCGGCGGACCTCTGGAGGCAGTGGTACGAGATGGGGACTCGCATGTGGCAGGCCCCGTCGGGGGGTGGTGCGTCTCAGGTGGACCCCTGGGGGCTCTACCGGCAGTGGTTTGAGGGGATGGAGAGCGTCCGGGAGCAGACGGTGCAGGCGATGCAGGACGGGCTGGGGATGAAGAACCGTTTGCCCGGAGTGGACAACGAGCAGGCCGCCCAGACGTGGCGCAAGGCCGTTGACGCGACGGTCGAGGGCTGGCAGCGCTCGGCCGACCTGACAAACGAGATGCTCTCGCTCGCGCCGCGCTGGCAGGAGACCGTCGAGCGGGCCCGCGACAACCTGCTTGCGCTGGAGAAGTTCCCGACCGACCCGCTGGAGTTCGCGGTTCAGTGGTACAACGCCACGAGCGGCCCGTACTCGGACTTTGTGCAGGAGCTTATAGAGCGGGAGGAGTTCCTGGCCCCGGCGAGCCAGTTCCTGCAGAACTACGCAAGCCTCTACAAGGTCTTCAGCAAGAACAGCGAGGAGTACCTGAGAAGCATCCAGGTTCCGACGAGGAGCGACATAACCCGCGTCGCCTCGCTCGTCGTCGCGCTTGAGGAGAAGGTCGACGGCATCGAGGAAGCCTTCGAGGACTTGCAGGATGCGCAGCGGGAGAGCGGCGGTTCCGGCGCGGTTCCGGACGGCCGCATAGAGGCTATAGAGCGGCGTCTTGAGAACGTCGAGAGGAAGCTCGATCGGGTGATCTCCGCGATCGAGGCGAACGGTACGGGCGCTGCGGCGACGAGCGCGCCCGCCGCAGCGTCCGCAAACGGCACGGCCGGGAACGCCGGGACCCCGGACGGCGAGATCCGGGCGACCGACGCCGCGCGGCGCAAGGCCCGCGACCTCGGGGTGGACCTCGCGGAGGTCAACGGCACCGGCGCGGACGGCCAGATCACGGTCGAGGACGTCCGCAGGAAGGGAGAGGCGTAG
- the phaC gene encoding class III poly(R)-hydroxyalkanoic acid synthase subunit PhaC, with the protein MTEAISTTEKQPRGLENQFVPADTENFFDKYTQGIRIVVEGPQAETGMTPKEVIWTKNKAKLYRYQPALEKTHKTPILIVYALINRPYVLDLMRGNSLIEFLTNQGFDVYMLDWGTPGDEDAHLSFENYVLDYIHRAAKKVMRSARTDQLTLFGYCMGGTMSAMYASLYPENIKNLILMTAPTDFERENLGLYSLFTNEKYLDPGLMADAFGIIPGEIIDTGNRMMKPVTNYIGSYVGMWERIFEDKPMEGWLAMNKWVNDGPPFPGAAFKQWITEFYQQNKLIKGEIKLRGFEVKLENITAPLLNIAGTKDHICSIPQAEATMNVVSSEDKEFFVQDAGHVGLLTGRGAKKGLWPKLESWLSERD; encoded by the coding sequence ATGACCGAAGCGATAAGCACCACCGAGAAGCAGCCCCGGGGCCTTGAGAACCAGTTCGTTCCGGCCGACACCGAGAACTTCTTCGACAAGTACACGCAAGGGATACGCATCGTTGTCGAAGGACCGCAGGCCGAGACCGGGATGACCCCCAAGGAGGTCATCTGGACAAAGAACAAGGCCAAGCTCTACCGCTACCAGCCCGCGCTCGAGAAGACGCACAAAACGCCGATCCTCATCGTCTACGCGCTTATAAACCGTCCCTACGTGCTCGACCTGATGCGCGGCAACTCGCTTATCGAGTTCCTCACGAACCAGGGCTTCGACGTCTACATGCTCGACTGGGGCACGCCGGGAGACGAGGATGCGCACCTCTCCTTCGAGAACTACGTCCTCGACTACATCCACCGCGCGGCGAAGAAGGTCATGCGCAGCGCCAGGACGGACCAGCTCACGCTCTTCGGTTACTGCATGGGCGGGACGATGAGCGCGATGTACGCCTCGCTCTATCCCGAGAACATAAAGAACCTTATCCTCATGACCGCCCCGACGGACTTCGAGCGCGAGAACCTCGGGCTCTACTCGCTCTTCACGAACGAGAAGTACCTCGACCCGGGCCTGATGGCCGACGCGTTCGGCATCATTCCCGGGGAGATCATCGACACCGGCAACCGGATGATGAAGCCCGTAACCAACTACATCGGTTCCTACGTCGGGATGTGGGAGCGCATCTTCGAGGACAAGCCGATGGAGGGCTGGCTCGCGATGAACAAGTGGGTCAACGACGGCCCGCCCTTCCCCGGAGCGGCCTTCAAGCAGTGGATCACGGAGTTCTATCAGCAGAACAAGCTGATAAAGGGCGAGATCAAGCTCCGCGGCTTCGAGGTAAAGCTTGAGAACATCACCGCTCCGCTCCTGAACATCGCCGGCACGAAGGACCACATCTGCTCCATCCCGCAGGCCGAGGCGACGATGAACGTCGTCTCCAGCGAGGACAAGGAGTTCTTTGTCCAGGACGCCGGGCACGTCGGTCTCCTCACCGGTCGGGGCGCAAAGAAGGGCCTCTGGCCGAAGCTCGAGAGCTGGCTCTCCGAGCGCGACTAG
- a CDS encoding sulfatase yields the protein MRTALLLPVAVLAFLVLPVSLSGDGGPAAVGQTTGEAPAQTPGVADDRPNFVLILTDDMTLRDYFAVREIESSLGGRVAFFENSFVTTSLCCPSRASTLLGTYVHNHGIKGHIGPNTGEDAYSDRGYDRRDLPSSLKAAGYETALFGKYLNKYTVKEPKPPGWDEWYAGDTPARSWKLNENGKVFYYQQERKRDPGYRYWEDMLGDKAVSYINGRTPQDAPFFLWLGTHAPHGPEIYPPRHARRFQDARLPKPPNFNEADVSDKPEWIRSLKPLTSGQVSVMEQRYRDRLRALAAVSDNIARIRAALRKSGELDNTYFIFTSDNGYHLGNHRLGPGKMTGYEEDARVPLAISGPSVVPGKRSQLVANIDLAPTVAELAGARLATAPDGRSLAPLLTSGSGGYGTADFRKRLVLENYRVPTPSGMWPAPTNQGIRGQGFFFNRYATGEEEYYNLQRDPHQLRNRAGDLPRDRLRDLRSLRSKMASCKADSCRSLDGGKPR from the coding sequence TTGAGAACGGCCCTTTTGCTCCCGGTAGCGGTGCTTGCATTCCTCGTCCTGCCGGTCTCGTTGAGCGGCGACGGCGGTCCGGCCGCCGTCGGGCAGACAACCGGCGAGGCTCCGGCCCAGACGCCGGGCGTCGCGGACGACCGGCCGAACTTTGTCCTGATACTGACCGACGACATGACCCTGAGAGACTACTTTGCCGTCCGGGAGATCGAGTCCTCTCTCGGTGGCCGGGTGGCCTTCTTTGAGAACTCGTTCGTCACCACCTCGCTGTGCTGTCCCTCACGGGCCTCGACGCTTCTCGGGACGTACGTCCACAACCACGGCATAAAAGGCCACATCGGCCCGAACACCGGCGAGGACGCCTACTCCGACCGGGGCTACGACCGGCGGGACCTCCCCTCCTCGCTCAAGGCGGCGGGCTACGAGACCGCGCTCTTCGGCAAGTACCTGAACAAGTACACGGTCAAAGAGCCGAAGCCGCCGGGCTGGGACGAGTGGTATGCGGGGGACACTCCGGCGAGGTCCTGGAAGCTGAACGAGAACGGCAAGGTCTTCTACTACCAGCAGGAGCGCAAGAGAGACCCCGGCTACCGCTACTGGGAGGATATGCTCGGGGACAAGGCCGTCTCCTACATAAACGGTCGCACGCCGCAGGACGCGCCGTTCTTTCTCTGGCTCGGCACGCACGCGCCGCACGGGCCGGAGATCTACCCTCCCCGCCACGCCCGGCGCTTCCAGGACGCTCGCCTGCCCAAACCCCCGAACTTCAACGAAGCCGACGTCTCGGACAAGCCGGAGTGGATCCGCTCTCTCAAGCCCCTGACGTCCGGGCAGGTCTCCGTTATGGAGCAGCGCTACCGGGACCGCCTGCGCGCTCTGGCCGCCGTCTCCGACAACATCGCGCGCATCAGGGCCGCGCTCAGGAAGTCCGGCGAGCTCGATAACACCTACTTTATCTTCACCTCGGACAACGGCTACCACCTGGGCAACCACCGCCTCGGTCCGGGAAAGATGACCGGCTACGAGGAGGACGCCCGGGTCCCGCTCGCGATCTCCGGCCCCTCCGTCGTCCCGGGCAAGCGCTCTCAACTCGTCGCGAACATAGACCTCGCCCCGACCGTCGCGGAGCTCGCCGGAGCCCGGCTCGCCACCGCTCCGGACGGAAGGAGCCTCGCGCCGCTCCTGACCTCCGGTAGCGGTGGCTACGGAACGGCCGACTTCCGCAAGCGGCTCGTGCTGGAGAACTACCGGGTCCCCACCCCGAGCGGCATGTGGCCCGCCCCCACAAACCAGGGCATCCGGGGCCAGGGGTTCTTCTTCAACCGCTACGCGACCGGCGAGGAGGAGTACTACAACCTGCAAAGAGACCCGCACCAGCTCAGGAACCGCGCCGGCGACCTGCCCCGCGACCGCCTCCGGGATCTCAGGTCCCTCCGGTCGAAGATGGCCTCCTGCAAGGCCGACTCCTGCCGCTCGCTCGATGGCGGAAAGCCGAGATAG
- a CDS encoding PHA/PHB synthase family protein, translating into MSETRDRSGTMMPFEAWSKWFTGNMKATMPPMMVSPGEEAHAVSAPAKDPMLTAVEKAWELNPLQSVLPIDWGGITRALQTLWAREMSDPSRALERAVDFNMKIWSAAMDSWQNAVSRAWGVPVKGEEGRPDKRFSAAEWEMNPYYQTLKQSYMLASEYLLEEAERTDTGEDTAEQRRLKFHLKQFVDAMAPVNFLLTNPAALKRVVETGGVSLAEGTRQLLKDIEQGRLTMTDAEAFEPGRNLATTPGKVVYRNRLIELIQYEPTTEKVYEVPMLWMPPWINKYYILDMQPKNSFVKYMLDQGHTIFMVSWKNPDASMEDVSFEDYMELGPLAAAEAVRDITGSEKINPMGYCIGGTLLAMTLAYLEARGETERYGFGPATFMVSLQDFSEVGDTAVFLSDDQQVDFIEQQMLERGYLDGSSLYNMFNLLRSNDLIWSNVVNNYLMGQKPPSFDLLYWNADSTRMARKAHSFYLKHTYRENNLVKPGKVRLNDTPIDLSNIKQEIYAVGAEKDHIVPWKSAWQISKLTDGRARFTLANSGHIAGIINPPAKGKGNYWNTGDDTAKYDSPESWFEATEKHDGSWWEDWTKWLSTRSGKKVKPPKMGSESYPPIEDAPGTYVKEK; encoded by the coding sequence ATGAGCGAGACAAGAGACCGGAGCGGTACGATGATGCCGTTCGAGGCGTGGTCGAAGTGGTTTACGGGGAACATGAAGGCCACGATGCCGCCGATGATGGTCTCGCCGGGTGAGGAGGCGCACGCGGTAAGCGCCCCGGCGAAGGACCCGATGCTCACCGCCGTCGAGAAGGCCTGGGAGCTAAACCCCCTGCAGAGCGTCCTCCCCATCGACTGGGGCGGTATAACGCGGGCGCTACAGACCCTCTGGGCGCGGGAGATGAGCGATCCCTCGCGCGCCCTGGAGCGGGCCGTGGACTTCAACATGAAGATCTGGAGCGCGGCGATGGACTCCTGGCAGAACGCCGTCTCGCGCGCCTGGGGCGTCCCGGTCAAGGGCGAGGAGGGCCGACCGGACAAGCGGTTCTCCGCCGCCGAGTGGGAGATGAACCCCTACTACCAGACGCTCAAGCAGTCCTACATGCTCGCCTCCGAGTACCTCCTGGAAGAGGCCGAGAGAACAGACACCGGCGAGGACACCGCCGAGCAGCGACGCCTGAAGTTCCACCTCAAGCAGTTCGTGGACGCGATGGCCCCGGTGAACTTCCTGCTCACGAACCCGGCCGCGCTCAAGCGGGTCGTCGAGACCGGCGGGGTCTCGCTCGCCGAGGGGACGCGCCAGCTCCTGAAGGACATCGAACAGGGCCGCCTCACAATGACCGACGCCGAGGCCTTCGAGCCCGGCAGGAACCTCGCAACGACCCCCGGCAAGGTCGTCTATCGGAATCGTCTCATTGAGTTGATACAGTATGAGCCGACGACGGAGAAGGTCTACGAGGTCCCGATGTTGTGGATGCCGCCGTGGATCAACAAGTACTACATCCTCGACATGCAGCCGAAGAACAGCTTCGTGAAGTACATGCTTGATCAGGGGCACACGATCTTCATGGTCTCCTGGAAGAACCCGGATGCCTCGATGGAGGACGTCTCCTTCGAGGACTACATGGAGCTTGGGCCGCTCGCCGCCGCCGAGGCGGTCAGGGACATAACGGGCTCGGAGAAGATCAACCCCATGGGCTACTGCATCGGGGGGACGCTTCTTGCAATGACGCTCGCCTACCTTGAGGCGAGGGGCGAGACGGAGAGGTACGGTTTCGGTCCGGCGACGTTCATGGTGAGCTTGCAGGACTTCTCCGAGGTCGGCGATACGGCGGTCTTTCTCAGCGACGATCAGCAGGTCGACTTTATCGAGCAGCAGATGCTAGAGCGCGGCTACCTCGACGGGAGCTCGCTCTACAACATGTTCAACCTGCTGCGCTCGAACGACCTGATCTGGTCGAACGTCGTCAACAACTACCTCATGGGCCAGAAGCCGCCGTCCTTCGACCTTCTCTACTGGAACGCCGACTCGACGCGTATGGCCCGCAAGGCCCACTCCTTCTACCTGAAGCACACCTACCGGGAGAACAACCTCGTCAAGCCCGGCAAGGTCAGGCTCAACGACACCCCGATAGACCTCAGCAACATAAAGCAGGAGATCTACGCCGTCGGCGCCGAGAAGGACCACATCGTCCCCTGGAAGTCTGCCTGGCAGATCTCGAAGCTCACCGACGGCCGCGCCCGCTTCACCCTCGCCAACTCGGGGCACATCGCCGGCATCATAAACCCGCCCGCCAAGGGCAAGGGCAACTACTGGAACACCGGCGACGATACCGCCAAGTACGACTCCCCCGAGTCCTGGTTCGAGGCTACGGAGAAGCACGACGGCTCCTGGTGGGAGGACTGGACGAAGTGGCTCTCCACTCGCAGCGGCAAGAAGGTAAAGCCCCCGAAGATGGGCAGCGAGAGCTACCCCCCGATCGAGGACGCCCCCGGAACCTACGTCAAGGAGAAGTAG